One Vigna unguiculata cultivar IT97K-499-35 chromosome 11, ASM411807v1, whole genome shotgun sequence DNA window includes the following coding sequences:
- the LOC114169107 gene encoding beta-galactosidase 13-like — protein MSTMKLALITLLFIAVSPTFASGAEEEKKDPKGVDRGPKEITYDSRSLIINGKRELLFSGSVHYPRSPPEMWPHIIDKARRGGINVIQTYIFWNIHEPVKGKFKVDPEYDFVKFIQLCQDKGMYVTLRIGPFIQAEWNHGGLPYWLREVPGIIFRSNNDGFKTLMQNYVNTVIKMCTDAKLFGPQGGPIILAQIENEYNHIQRAYKEDGDKYVQWAANLAVSTNVGVPWIMCKQTDAPDPVINACNGRHCGDTFTGPNKPYKPFLWTENWTAQYRVFGDPPSQRSAEDIAFSVARFFSKNGSLVNYYMYYGGTNFGRTSSGFSTTRYYDEAPLDEFGLQREPKWTHLRDVHKALSLCRQALFGAESVITKINQHHETIVFEKKDSHLCTAFITNNHTKNAATIRFRDTDYFLPPRSISILPDCKTVVFNTQNIASQHNSRNFKKAKDSNNFNWEVFTESIPDAKDIPVSLNVPIELYKLVKDTTDYAWYTTSVQLGPEDLPTKNDISTVLRVLCLGHSLHAFVNGEYIGSNHGTHEEKTFVFQKTVTFKVGVNSIAFLGNIIGLPDSGAYMEHRYAGPKSIFILGLNSGKIDLTRNGWGTKVGIQGEEYAVFTEEGSKKVQWQPVQGTGKLLSWYKTTFTTPEGKDPVAIRMTGMGKGIIWVNGKSIGRHWMSFLSPLGTPTQSEYHIPRTYLNPKDNLLVIFEEEQANPNQIEIVTVERDTVCSIITENHPPNVNSWAAKAGKFQAVVEKPWPTATVTCPVYKTIKAVEFASFGDPTGFCGEFVMGKCDAPATKQIIEQQCMGKNTCSIPLEAQTFTQGKDPCPDLSKTLAIQVKCAF, from the exons ATGTCAACAATGAAACTTGCTTTGATTACCTTGCTTTTCATCGCTGTTTCACCGACCTTTGCGTCCGGTgctgaagaagagaagaaagaccCAAAAGGCGTCGATAGGGGACCCAAGGAAATCACATACGATAGCAGGTCGCTCATCATCAATGGAAAACGAGAGCTTCTCTTCTCCGGTTCCGTCCATTACCCTCGAAGCCCCCCTGAG ATGTGGCCACACATTATTGACAAGGCAAGACGTGGAGGTATAAACGTGATTCAGACATACATCTTCTGGAACATTCACGAGCCTGTGAAAGGCAAG TTCAAAGTGGATCCCGAGTATGATTTCGTGAAGTTCATTCAGCTATGTCAAGACAAAGGAATGTATGTTACCCTCAGGATTGGACCTTTCATCCAAGCTGAATGGAATCACGG AGGACTTCCGTATTGGCTAAGAGAGGTTCCTGGTATCATTTTCCGTTCAAACAATGATGGCTTTAAG ACATTAATGCAAAACTATGTAAATACTGTCATCAAAATGTGTACAGACGCGAAGCTCTTCGGTCCCCAAGGAGGTCCCATCATCTTGGCACAG ATCGAGAATGAGTACAACCATATCCAACGTGCTTATAAAGAGGACGGAGATAAGTACGTCCAATGGGCTGCAAACTTGGCAGTTTCAACAAATGTTGGAGTTCCATGGATCATGTGCAAGCAAACTGATGCTCCTGATCCAGTG ATTAATGCATGCAACGGAAGGCACTGTGGTGATACCTTTACAGGCCCCAACAAACCCTACAAGCCTTTCCTGTGGACTGAAAACTGGACTGCTCA GTATAGGGTGTTTGGAGATCCACCATCACAAAGATCAGCAGAAGACATTGCCTTCTCAGTTGCCCGTTTCTTCTCTAAGAATGGGTCTTTGGTGAACTACTATATG TACTATGGTGGAACAAATTTTGGAAGAACAAGCTCTGGCTTCAGTACAACCCGATATTACGATGAAGCCCCTCTTGACGAGTTCGGTTTGCAGAGGGAACCAAAATGGACTCACCTGAGAGACGTGCACAAGGCATTGTCCCTATGCAGGCAGGCCCTGTTCGGTGCTGAATCGGTGATCACAAAAATTAACCAGCATCATGAG ACTATCGTTTTCGAGAAGAAGGATAGTCACTTGTGCACTGCTTTCATCACCAACAACCACACCAAAAATGCAGCCACCATAAGGTTCAGAGACACAGATTATTTTCTGCCACCACGTTCCATTAGTATCCTCCCCGATTGCAAGACCGTGGTCTTCAACACCCAAAAT ATTGCTTCACAACATAATTCAAGGAACTTCAAGAAGGCAAAAGATTCAAACAATTTCAACTGGGAGGTGTTTACTGAGAGCATTCCAGACGCCAAGGATATACCAGTTAGTTTAAATGTTCCCATTGAGCTTTATAAGTTGGTTAAAGACACCACAGACTATGCATGGTACACCACAAG CGTGCAATTGGGTCCGGAAGACTTGCCAACTAAGAATGACATATCCACCGTTCTTCGTGTTTTGTGTCTTGGCCATTCACTGCATGCCTTTGTAAATGGAGAATATATTG GATCAAATCATGGAACACATGAAGAGAAAACTTTTGTATTCCAGAAAACTGTAACCTTCAAGGTTGGAGTTAACAGCATAGCTTTCTTGGGTAACATCATTGGACTCCCC GATAGTGGTGCATACATGGAGCACAGGTATGCAGGACCAAAGTCTATATTCATCCTTGGTCTTAACTCTGGAAAAATTGATCTGACTCGTAATGGTTGGGGCACTAag GTTGGAATCCAAGGAGAGGAGTATGCCGTTTTCACTGAAGAGGGATCAAAGAAAGTACAATGGCAACCAGTCCAGGGAACTGGAAAGCTTCTCTCGTGGTACAAG ACAACTTTCACAACACCAGAGGGAAAGGATCCTGTTGCCATAAGAATGACTGGTATGGGGAAGGGAATTATTTGGGTCAATGGTAAAAGCATCGGTCGTCATTGGATGAGTTTCCTCTCTCCCCTTGGAACCCCTACTCAGTCAGA GTACCACATCCCAAGAACATACTTGAATCCAAAAGACAACCTCCTTGTGATATTTGAGGAAGAGCAAGCAAACCCAAATCAGATTGAGATTGTAACTGTTGAAAGAGATACAGTATGCAGTATCATCACAGAGAATCACCCTCCCAACGTAAATTCCTGGGCAGCTAAGGCTGGCAAGTTCCAGGCTGTTGTGGAAAAACCGTGGCCAACAGCTACAGTCACATGTCCAGTCTACAAAACCATTAAGGCTGTGGAGTTTGCAAGCTTTGGTGATCCTACAGGTTTCTGTGGAGAGTTTGTTATGGGAAAATGTGATGCCCCTGCCACCAAGCAGATTATTGAACAG CAATGCATGGGAAAAAATACATGCTCGATTCCACTTGAGGCGCAAACCTTCACCCAGGGCAAAGATCCTTGCCCAGATCTGTCCAAGACTCTTGCAATCCAAGTGAAGTGTGCCTTCTAG
- the LOC114169354 gene encoding E3 ubiquitin-protein ligase UPL3, translating into METRSRKRAEASSAAPSSPSSGPTTRSSKRARLSSSSSASAAATATASLSSVNTRSRASRTKEQPLPPKNPPPKNPPPMDSANESSGSRRDRRSKDNSDKGKEKEHDVRIRDRDADRGLALNMDGGAEDDDNDSEGGVGILHQNLTSASSALQGLLRKLGAGLDDLLPSSAMGSASSSHQNGRLKKILFGLRAEGEEGRQVEALTQLCEMLSIGTEESLSTFSVDSFVPVLVGLLNHENNPDIMLLAARALTHLCDVLPSSCAAVVHYGAVSIFCARLLTIEYMDLAEQSLQALKKISQEHPTACLRAGALMAVLSYLDFFSTGVQRVALSTAANMCKKLPSDASDFVMEAVPLLTNLLHYHDAKVLEHASVCLTRIAEAFASSPDKLDELCNHGLVTQAASLISNSSSGGGQASLSTPTYTGLIRLLSTCASGSPLGAKTLLLLGISGILKDILSGSGVSSNASVSPALSRPPEQIFEIVNLANELLPPLPQGTISLPIMANMFMKGPIVRKSPAGSSGKQEDSNGNVPEISAREKLLNDQPELLKQFAMDLLPVLIQIYGSSVNGPVRHKCLSVIGKLMYFSTAEMIQSLLSVTNISSFLAGVLAWKDPHVLVPALKIADILMEKLPETFSKMFIREGVVHAVDQLILPANSTNISTQASSAEKDNDSISGASSRSRRYRRRSGSSNPDGNPLDDLKAPVSVNVGSPPSSVDIPTISIRTSVSAAAKVFKDKYFPSDAGASEVGITDDLLNLKNLCMKLNTGADEERTNGKGKSKSSGFVLEEYLIGVIADMLKELGKGDGVSTFEFIGSGVVAALLNYFSCGYFSKDKSLETRLPNLRQQALTRFKLFIAVALPSSTEVDTVPPMTVLVQKLQNALSSLERFPVVLSHSSRSSSGSARLSSGLSALSHPFKLRLCRAQGEKSLKDYSSNVVLVDPLASLAAIEEFLWSRIQRSESGQKSTVPAGHSESGTTPAGAGVSTPSTTRRHSTRSRSSVNIGDTSRKQILQDKSTSSSKSKGKAVLKPAQEEPRGPQTRNATRRRAALDKDAQAKPVNGDSTSEDEDLDISPVEIDEALVIEDDDISDDEDDDHEDVLRDDSLPLVCSPDKVHDVKLGDLAEESTVAPAASDGQTNAASGSSSKAGTVRGSDSADFRSGYTSSSRGAMSFAAAAMAGLGSANNRGIRGGRDRLGRPLFGSSNDPPKLIFTAGGKQLNRHLTIYQAIQRQLVHDEDEDERFAGSNDYVSSDGSRLWGDIYTITYQRSENQTDRATPGGSSSNASKSGKSGSASNSGSEAKLHQTSVLDSILQGELPCELEKSNPTYNILALLRVLEGLNQLAPRLRAQVVTDEFAEGKILDLDELSVTSGARVPAEEFISSKLTPKLARQIQDALALCSGSLPSWCYQLTKACPFLFPFETRRQYFYSTAFGLSRALYRLQQQQGADGHGSTNEREIRVGRLQRQKVRVSRNRILDSAAKVMELYSSQKAVLEVEYFGEVGTGLGPTLEFYTLLSHDLQRVALRMWRSGSSEKYSMEIDGNERKMKSTDGSLAGDGELVQAPLGLFPRPWPANADTSEGTPFFRVIEYFRLLGRVMAKALQDGRLLDLPLSVAFYKLVLGQDLDLHDILFIDAELGKTLQELNALVCRKRYIESFGGCDTDKIGNLHFRGAQIEDLCFDFTLPGYPEYILKPRDEIVDINNLEEYISMVVEATVKTGIIRQMEAFRAGFNQVFEISSLQIFTPQELDYLLCGRRELWKTETLADHIKFDHGYTAKSPAIVNLLEIMGEFSPEQQRAFCQFVTGAPKLPPGGLAVLNPKLTIVRKLSSSAANASSNGNGPSESADDDLPSVMTCANYLKLPPYSTKEIMYKKLLYAINEGQGSFDLS; encoded by the exons ATGGAAACACGGAGCCGGAAGCGGGCGGAGGCTTCCTCAGCTGCCCCTTCATCCCCTTCCTCTGGTCCCACTACCCGTTCCAGCAAGCGCGCGcgtctctcttcttcttcctctgctTCCGCCGCCGCCACCGCCACCGCATCTCTTTCTTCTGTCAACACTCGCTCCCGTGCATCCAGAACTAAAGAACAACCCTTACCTCCCAAGAATCCTCCTCCCAAGAATCCTCCTCCCATGGACTCTGCCAATGAATCATCTGGTTCCCGACGTGATCGCCGCAGCAAGGACAACTCTGATAAGGGTAAGGAGAAAGAACACGATGTTAGGATTAGGGACAGAGATGCGGACAGAGGGCTGGCATTGAACATGGATGGCGGTGCAGAAGACGATGATAATGACAGTGAAGGTGGTGTGGGGATTTTGCATCAAAATTTGACCTCTGCGAGTAGTGCACTTCAGGGGCTGCTTCGGAAGCTTGGTGCTGGGTTGGATGATCTGCTCCCATCTTCTGCCATGGGTTCTGCATCTTCCTCTCACCAGAACGGGAGGCTGAAAAAGATCCTTTTTGGGTTGCGAGCGGAGGGCGAAGAAGGGCGTCAGGTTGAAGCGTTGACGCAACTCTGTGAAATGCTTTCAATTGGGACTGAAGAATCGCTTAGTACATTCTCAGTTGATTCCTTTGTTCCTGTGCTTGTGGGTTTGTTGAATCACGAGAACAATCCCGATATCATGCTTCTTGCTGCAAGAGCATTAACCCATCTCTGCGACGTGCTACCTTCATCTTGTGCTGCGGTTGTTCATTATGGTGCAGTTTCAATTTTCTGTGCGAGGTTGCTCACCATAGAATACATGGACTTGGCTGAGCAG TCCCTTCAAGCTCTGAAAAAGATATCTCAGGAGCATCCCACTGCCTGCCTACGAGCAGGTGCTCTTATGGCTGTGCTTTCTTATTTGGACTTCTTTTCTACAGGAGTTCAG CGGGTTGCATTGTCTACTGCTGCAAATATGTGCAAGAAACTTCCTTCAGATGCGTCTGATTTTGTGATGGAAGCTGTTCCTCTTCTGACAAACCTTCTTCATTACCATGATGCCAAG GTTTTAGAGCACGCTTCTGTTTGTTTGACTCGAATAGCTGAAGCGTTTGCGTCATCACCTGACAAATTAGATGAATTGTGCAACCATGGACTCGTAACACAAGCTGCGTCCCTCATCTCTAACAGTAGTTCTGGAGGTGGTCAGGCTTCTCTCAGCACACCGACATATACC GGTTTAATCCGACTTCTTTCAACTTGTGCGAGTGGATCGCCTCTTGGAGCTAAAACTTTACTACTACTCGGAATTAGTGGTATTCTTAAAGATATTCTATCTGGTTCTGGAGTTTCTTCTAATGCCTCTGTTTCTCCTGCATTAAGTAGGCCCCCGGAGCAG ATATTTGAGATTGTAAACCTGGCAAATGAGCTTCTTCCCCCATTGCCACAAGGAACAATTTCTCTCCCTATCATGGCCAACATGTTTATGAAAGGGCCCATTGTAAGGAAGTCTCCCGCTGGTAGCTCTGGGAAACAAGAAGATTCAAATGGAAATGTTCCTGAGATATCAGCCCGTGAGAAACTATTAAATGACCAGCCTGAACTACTTAAGCAATTTGCTATGGATCTTCTCCCAGTTTTAATACAG ATATATGGTTCTAGTGTCAATGGTCCTGTTCGGCACAAATGTCTTTCTGTCATTGGAAAATTGATGTATTTCAGCACAGCAGAGATGATCCAGTCTTTGTTGAGTGTGACCAATATATCAAG TTTCTTAGCTGGGGTCCTAGCATGGAAAGATCCACATGTGTTGGTTCCTGCCTTGAAAATTGCTGATATTCTTATGGAAAAGCTTCCTGAGACATTCTCCAAGATGTTCATTAGAGAAGGTGTTGTGCATGCAGTGGATCAACTTATTTTACCCGCAAATTCAACCAATATCTCTACTCAGGCATCTTCTGCTGAGAAGGATAATGATTCTATATCTGGAGCATCATCTCGCTCTAGGCGTTATCGGCGACGCAGTGGAAGCTCCAATCCTGATGGGAATCCTTTGGACGATTTGAAGGCTCCTGTTTCAGTAAATGTTGGTTCACCTCCAAGTTCTGTGGATATTCCAACAATAAGTATTCGTACGtctgttagtgcagctgcaaaGGTTTTTAAAGATAAGTACTTTCCTTCAGATGCTGGGGCATCTGAAGTGGGTATTACCGATGATCTTTTGAATCTGAAAAACCTTTGCATGAAGCTAAATACTGGAGCGGATGAAGAAAGGACCAATGGAAAGGGGAAATCTAAATCTTCTGGATTTGTTCTGGAAGAGTATTTAATTGGGGTCATAGCTGACATGCTAAAGGAACTTGGCAAAGGTGATGGTGTATctacatttgaatttattggCAGTGGTGTTGTTGCAGCTTTGTTGAACTATTTTTCCTGTGGGTACTTCTCTAAAGATAAATCCTTAGAAACCCGCTTACCCAACCTTCGCCAACAAGCACTTACAAGGTTTAAGTTATTTATAGCTGTTGCACTACCTTCCTCAACTGAGGTTGACACTGTGCCTCCCATGACTGTCTTGGTTCAAAAGCTTCAAAATGCCTTGTCCTCATTGGAACGTTTCCCTGTTGTGCTGAGTCATTCATCCAGGTCATCTAGTGGAAGTGCACGCCTCTCCTCTGGACTAAGTGCATTATCTCATCCCTTCAAGTTGCGGCTTTGTCGAGCTCAGGGTGAAAAGTCACTTAAGGATTATTCATCAAATGTTGTATTGGTTGACCCATTAGCAAGTTTAGCAGCCATTGAGGAATTTCTTTGGTCTCGTATCCAACGAAGTGAATCTGGTCAGAAGTCCACTGTACCTGCTGGTCATTCTGAATCTGGGACAACTCCTGCAGGAGCTGGTGTATCCACTCCTTCCACTACCCGTCGTCATTCTACTAGATCCAGATCATCTGTTAATATAGGTGACACATCTAGAAAGCAAATACTTCAAGATAAAAGCACTAGCTCTTCTAAGAGTAAGGGAAAAGCTGTATTAAAGCCTGCGCAAGAGGAGCCAAGAGGACCTCAGACCAGGAATGCTACTCGCAGAAGAGCAGCTCTTGATAAAGATGCTCAAGCAAAGCCTGTAAATGGTGACTCTACTTCTGAG GATGAAGATTTGGATATATCTCCTGTTGAGATTGATGAGGCATTGGTCATTGAAGATGATGATATTtctgatgatgaagatgatgaccaTGAAGAT GTTCTGAGGGATGATTCTCTTCCTTTGGTGTGCTCTCCTGACAAAGTACATGATGTGAAATTGGGTGATTTGGCTGAGGAGAGTACTGTTGCTCCTGCAGCAAGTGATGGCCAGACTAATGCTGCCTCAGGTTCTAGCAGCAAAGCTGGTACCGTGAGGGGATCAGACTCTGCTGATTTTAGGAGTGGCTATACTTCAAGCTCAAGAGGTGCAATGTCATTTGCTGCTGCTGCCATGGCTGGACTTGGATCTGCCAATAACAGAGGTATCAGGGGTGGAAGAGATCGACTGGGGCGTCCATTGTTTGGTAGTTCTAATGATCCTCCAAAGTTGATCTTTACTGCTGGTGGGAAGCAGCTTAATAGGCATTTGACTATATATCAGGCAATTCAAAGACAGCTTGTGCATGATGAAGATGAGGACGAGAGATTTGCTGGCAGTAATGATTATGTATCCAGTGATGGAAGCAGGTTGTGGGGTGATATTTATACTATAACTTATCAGAGGTCAGAGAACCAAACAGATAGGGCTACCCCTGGAGGTTCAAGCTCTAATGCTTCAAAATCTGGCAAATCTGGGTCTGCATCGAATTCTGGTTCTGAAGCCAAGCTACATCAGACATCTGTATTAGATAGCATCTTGCAGGGTGAATTGCCCTGTGAATTGGAGAAATCCAATCCTACATACAATATATTGGCATTATTGCGGGTGCTAGAGGGTTTGAACCAACTTGCCCCTCGATTGAGGGCCCAAGTGGTTACCGATGAGTTTGCAGAGGGAAAGATTTTGGATTTAGATGAGCTAAGTGTTACCAGTGGTGCTAGGGTTCCTGCAGAGGAATTTATAAGCAGCAAACTTACTCCAAAATTAGCTAGGCAAATACAAGATGCTCTTGCCTTATGTAGTGGGAGTCTTCCTTCATGGTGTTACCAGCTGACTAAAGCATGCCCTTTCTTGTTTCCTTTTGAGACCCGGAGACAGTACTTCTATTCAACTGCCTTTGGGTTATCTCGTGCACTGTATCGCCTTCAGCAGCAGCAGGGTGCTGATGGTCATGGATCAACAAATGAAAGAGAGATCAGGGTTGGCAGATTGCAGCGGCAAAAGGTTCGTGTATCTCGTAATCGCATTTTGGATTCTGCTGCAAAAGTGATGGAGTTGTATTCTAGTCAAAAGGCTGTACTTGAAGTAGAATATTTTGGCGAAGTTGGCACTGGTCTGGGTCCCACCTTGGAGTTCTACACACTTCTCAGTCATGACTTACAAAGAGTTGCACTCCGAATGTGGAGATCAGGTTCTTCAGAGAAATATTCAATGGAAATTGATGGGAatgaaaggaaaatgaaaagtaCAGATGGCTCTTTAGCTGGAGATGGAGAACTTGTTCAAGCTCCTCTTGGGCTGTTTCCTCGACCATGGCCTGCAAATGCTGATACATCTGAGGGTACCCCATTTTTTAGAGTTATTGAATATTTCCGGCTATTAGGTCGTGTAATGGCTAAAGCTCTCCAAGATGGACGCCTATTGGATTTACCACTGTCAGTGGCATTTTATAAGCTCGTTCTTGGTCAA GATCTTGATTTGCATGACATTCTTTTCATTGATGCCGAGCTTGGGAAAACTTTACAAGAGTTGAATGCCCTTGTTTGCCGGAAACGATATATTGAATCTTTTGGTGGTTGCGATACTGATAAAATTGGTAACTTACATTTTCGTGGGGCTCAAATTGAAGATCTTTGCTTTGACTTTACACTTCCTGGTTATCCAGAGTACATCTTGAAACCTAGAGATGAAATT GTTGATATCAATAATCTAGAGGAGTACATATCCATGGTGGTCGAGGCAACTGTTAAGACTGGAATCATTCGTCAGATGGAAGCATTTAGAGCAGGGTTCAATCAG GTTTTTGAAATCTCTTCGTTGCAAATTTTTACTCCCCAAGAACTGGATTACTTGCTCTGCGGCCGTAGAGAATTGTGGAAG ACTGAGACACTTGCTGATCATATAAAATTTGACCATGGTTATACTGCCAAGAGCCCAGCTATAGTTAAT TTACTAGAAATCATGGGAGAATTCTCACCAGAACAGCAACGAGCCTTCTGTCAATTTGTTACTGGTGCACCTAAACTTCCACCTGGTGGGCTGGCAGTTCTAAATCCAAAACTAACAATTGTGAGGAAG CTTTCGTCAAGTGCAGCTAATGCTTCATCTAATGGGAACGGGCCTTCAGAATCAGCGGATGATGACTTGCCAAGTGTGATGACGTGTGCAAATTACCTGAAACTTCCTCCCTATTCTACCAAG GAAATTATGTACAAGAAGCTACTCTATGCAATCAACGAAGGCCAGGGATCCTTTGATTTATCATGA